A window of Cohnella herbarum contains these coding sequences:
- a CDS encoding TetR/AcrR family transcriptional regulator has protein sequence MARPREFDEEKALDAAMQLFWEKGFEATSLSDLTSRMGIQRPSIYSAFGDKKGLFEAALRKYTSSHAAYIRANLQNNSSVKEAFRAFFENMVAKEYGKSPNWGCFCINSMVELAPHDEKFEILTREHQMYLSVIFQETIERGLRSGELDTGINAKGLAQTLVISLIGLTVILKSRPERSFVDNFVKEILTLLK, from the coding sequence ATGGCTCGACCGCGCGAATTTGATGAGGAAAAGGCATTGGATGCAGCTATGCAACTATTTTGGGAAAAAGGGTTCGAAGCTACCTCATTAAGCGACTTGACATCAAGAATGGGCATTCAGCGTCCAAGCATATACTCCGCCTTTGGAGACAAAAAGGGATTATTCGAAGCTGCGTTGCGAAAATACACGAGTTCTCATGCCGCCTATATTCGCGCCAATCTTCAAAACAATTCTTCCGTTAAAGAGGCATTCCGTGCCTTTTTTGAAAATATGGTGGCGAAAGAATATGGAAAAAGTCCGAACTGGGGATGTTTTTGCATCAATTCGATGGTGGAACTTGCTCCTCATGACGAGAAATTCGAAATCCTAACAAGAGAACATCAGATGTATCTCTCCGTAATATTCCAAGAAACGATCGAACGAGGTTTGCGCTCAGGCGAGCTGGATACGGGTATTAACGCGAAGGGTTTAGCACAGACGCTTGTCATATCGTTAATAGGACTTACCGTGATCTTGAAATCTCGTCCTGAACGATCATTTGTTGATAATTTCGTAAAAGAAATTCTTACATTGCTTAAGTAG